The following are encoded together in the Oryzias melastigma strain HK-1 linkage group LG17, ASM292280v2, whole genome shotgun sequence genome:
- the prg4a gene encoding proteoglycan 4a isoform X2 has translation MSATTPLPEDSLDGIKHTKVTRHAAYERTLQHRLLERSRVTDDSLGQTQTLKVVSGTMTMKMMLKLGFLPLILVLTSDAAAPEFLFKAKEERWRDEKSACGSGASGSCVGRCGEAFTRGQPCTCDFSCMQHNECCPDFEASCTAVRSCQGRCDELFRRGRPCDCDRQCVLFNTCCHDYQPQCGSHHRRHQPVVIKTSRNRKTEMSQETSNSESEESHSVQGRCPQCRGAQRQSSFGLFKPRVVGSSGPASPSSPANHLQHGGGNVPAALLPSPSSPQGTLPHVPAPGPSQPNLSASASGSSTPQKPSGSGGGKLKVQMLLYPGGFHPSGSGQVSGSAGSRPSSLQDMLQTLGLSVVQEAPEASGGDLSSGVDLCGDAFINGLTALNNGTILVFKGDLLWSVEPLSHSVGTPQRITETLGIPSPIDTAFTRTDCNRNTYIIKGDQYWQFDGNMVMKPGFPKPLTSEFPGLTGSISAALAVPATSSSPETVFFFKEGDIMLRFTFPPCSTPSLREEPRNSLKKNFAGRTGALLSGEFNIRVSLKAFPTPVTAALSMHTPQGSDRYQHFIFSGPLFFKVHITGDLPAVAKPDPIETLTPLLLRPAAMATNPASTAGQSLNSPHPVNSIRFWLHCP, from the exons ATGAG TGCGACCACACCCCTCCCTGAGGACTCATTAGACGGCATCAAACACACCAAAGTGACTAGACATGCAGCATATGAAAGGACGCTCCAGCACAGACTGTTGGAGAGGAGCAG AGTGACAGATGACAGCCTGGGACAGACTCAAACCCTCAAG GTTGTGTCAGGAACGATGACGATGAAGATGATGCTGAAACTGGGTTTTCTCCCGCTGATCCTCGTCTTAACCTCTGATGCAGCTGCACCAG aatttttatttaaagccaaagaggAACGATGGCGGGACGAAAAATCTGCATGTGGTTCTGGAGCGTCAG GCAGCTGCGTGGGTCGCTGCGGCGAAGCTTTCACCAGAGGTCAGCCGTGTACCTGTGACTTCAGCTGCATGCAGCATAACGAGTGCTGTCCTGACTTTGAAGCTTCCTGCACTGCAG TTCGATCCTGTCAGGGCCGCTGTGATGAGCTGTTCAGGAGAGGGCGCCCGTGTGACTGCGATCGCCAGTGTGTGCTCTTCAACACCTGTTGTCATGACTACCAGCCGCAGTGTG GCTCTCATCACAGACGACACCAACCTGTGGTGATCAAGACCTCGA GAAACAGGAAAACTGAAATGAGCCAAGAAACCTCCAACAGTGAGAGCGAGGAGTCACACTCGG TGCAGGGCCGCTGTCCTCAGTGTCGTGGTGCTCAGCGTCAAAGTTCATTCGGCCTGTTCAAACCCAGAGTCGTCGGCTCATCTGGCCCCGCCTCTCCTTCCTCTCCAGCCAATCACCTCCAACACG GTGGGGGTAACGTCCCTGCTGCACTGTTGCCCTCGCCCTCCTCCCCTCAGGGCACCCTGCCACACGTCCCTGCCCCAGGACCTTCCCAGCCCAACCTCAGTGCTTCAGCTTCAGGCAGCAGCACACCTCAAAAGCCCTCTGGTTCTGGAGGTGGCAAACTGAAAGTCCAGATGCTGCTGTATCCAGGAGGATTCCATCCATCCGGGTCAGGTCAAG TCAGTGGTTCAGCTGGGTCCAGACCCAGTTCTCTGCAGGACATGCTGCAGACGCTGGGCCTCTCTGTGGTTCAGGAAGCTCCTGAGGCTTCAGGAGGAG ACTTGTCTTCTGGCGTGGACCTGTGCGGCGATGCCTTCATCAATGGACTCACAGCTCTCAACAATGGGACCATCCTGGTCTTCAAAG GTGACCTGTTGTGGTCGGTGGAGCCCCTCAGTCACTCAGTAGGAACCCCTCAGAGAATCACAGAGACTCTGGGCATCCCGTCCCCCATCGACACCGCCTTCACTCGCACCGACTGTAACAGGAACACCTATATCATCAAG GGGGATCAGTACTGGCAGTTCGATGGAAACATGGTGATGAAGCCGGGCTTCCCtaaacctttgacctctgagtTTCCAGGCCTTACAGGAAGCATCAGCGCGGCGCTGGCTGTGCCCGCCACCAGCAGTAGTCCAGAGACCGTCTTCTTCTTTAAGGAAG GAGACATAATGTTGAGGTTCACCTTCCCACCGTGCAGCACCCCTTCACTCAGGGAGGAACCAAGGAActctttgaagaaaaactttgcCGGTCGGACTG GTGCTCTTCTGAGTGGAGAATTCAACATCAGAGTGTCTCTGAAGGCCTTTCCCACCCCGGTCACTGCCGCACTCTCCATGCACACTCCTCAGGGGAGTGACAGATACCAGCACTTCATCTTCTCTGGAC CTCTCTTCTTCAAAGTCCACATTACAGGTGATCTACCTGCTGTTGCAAAACCTGACCCCATTGAGACCCTGACACCTCTGCTCCTCAGACCAGCTGCCATGGCGACCAACCCTGCCAGCACGGCAGGTCAGAGCCTCAACTCTCCACATCCAGTCAACTCCATCAGATTCTGGCTGCACTGTCCCTAG
- the prg4a gene encoding proteoglycan 4a isoform X4 codes for MSATTPLPEDSLDGIKHTKVTRHAAYERTLQHRLLERSRVTDDSLGQTQTLKVVSGTMTMKMMLKLGFLPLILVLTSDAAAPEFLFKAKEERWRDEKSACGSGASGSCVGRCGEAFTRGQPCTCDFSCMQHNECCPDFEASCTAVRSCQGRCDELFRRGRPCDCDRQCVLFNTCCHDYQPQCGSHHRRHQPVVIKTSRNRKTEMSQETSNSESEESHSVQGRCPQCRGAQRQSSFGLFKPRVVGSSGPASPSSPANHLQHGGGNVPAALLPSPSSPQGTLPHVPAPGPSQPNLSASASGSSTPQKPSGSGGGKLKVQMLLYPGGFHPSGSGQVSGSAGSRPSSLQDMLQTLGLSVVQEAPEASGGDLSSGVDLCGDAFINGLTALNNGTILVFKGDLLWSVEPLSHSVGTPQRITETLGIPSPIDTAFTRTDCNRNTYIIKGDQYWQFDGNMVMKPGFPKPLTSEFPGLTGSISAALAVPATSSSPETVFFFKEGDIMLRFTFPPCSTPSLREEPRNSLKKNFAGRTAGALLSGEFNIRVSLKAFPTPVTAALSMHTPQGSDRYQHFIFSGPLFFKVHITGDLPAVAKPDPIETLTPLLLRPAAMATNPASTAGTKLE; via the exons ATGAG TGCGACCACACCCCTCCCTGAGGACTCATTAGACGGCATCAAACACACCAAAGTGACTAGACATGCAGCATATGAAAGGACGCTCCAGCACAGACTGTTGGAGAGGAGCAG AGTGACAGATGACAGCCTGGGACAGACTCAAACCCTCAAG GTTGTGTCAGGAACGATGACGATGAAGATGATGCTGAAACTGGGTTTTCTCCCGCTGATCCTCGTCTTAACCTCTGATGCAGCTGCACCAG aatttttatttaaagccaaagaggAACGATGGCGGGACGAAAAATCTGCATGTGGTTCTGGAGCGTCAG GCAGCTGCGTGGGTCGCTGCGGCGAAGCTTTCACCAGAGGTCAGCCGTGTACCTGTGACTTCAGCTGCATGCAGCATAACGAGTGCTGTCCTGACTTTGAAGCTTCCTGCACTGCAG TTCGATCCTGTCAGGGCCGCTGTGATGAGCTGTTCAGGAGAGGGCGCCCGTGTGACTGCGATCGCCAGTGTGTGCTCTTCAACACCTGTTGTCATGACTACCAGCCGCAGTGTG GCTCTCATCACAGACGACACCAACCTGTGGTGATCAAGACCTCGA GAAACAGGAAAACTGAAATGAGCCAAGAAACCTCCAACAGTGAGAGCGAGGAGTCACACTCGG TGCAGGGCCGCTGTCCTCAGTGTCGTGGTGCTCAGCGTCAAAGTTCATTCGGCCTGTTCAAACCCAGAGTCGTCGGCTCATCTGGCCCCGCCTCTCCTTCCTCTCCAGCCAATCACCTCCAACACG GTGGGGGTAACGTCCCTGCTGCACTGTTGCCCTCGCCCTCCTCCCCTCAGGGCACCCTGCCACACGTCCCTGCCCCAGGACCTTCCCAGCCCAACCTCAGTGCTTCAGCTTCAGGCAGCAGCACACCTCAAAAGCCCTCTGGTTCTGGAGGTGGCAAACTGAAAGTCCAGATGCTGCTGTATCCAGGAGGATTCCATCCATCCGGGTCAGGTCAAG TCAGTGGTTCAGCTGGGTCCAGACCCAGTTCTCTGCAGGACATGCTGCAGACGCTGGGCCTCTCTGTGGTTCAGGAAGCTCCTGAGGCTTCAGGAGGAG ACTTGTCTTCTGGCGTGGACCTGTGCGGCGATGCCTTCATCAATGGACTCACAGCTCTCAACAATGGGACCATCCTGGTCTTCAAAG GTGACCTGTTGTGGTCGGTGGAGCCCCTCAGTCACTCAGTAGGAACCCCTCAGAGAATCACAGAGACTCTGGGCATCCCGTCCCCCATCGACACCGCCTTCACTCGCACCGACTGTAACAGGAACACCTATATCATCAAG GGGGATCAGTACTGGCAGTTCGATGGAAACATGGTGATGAAGCCGGGCTTCCCtaaacctttgacctctgagtTTCCAGGCCTTACAGGAAGCATCAGCGCGGCGCTGGCTGTGCCCGCCACCAGCAGTAGTCCAGAGACCGTCTTCTTCTTTAAGGAAG GAGACATAATGTTGAGGTTCACCTTCCCACCGTGCAGCACCCCTTCACTCAGGGAGGAACCAAGGAActctttgaagaaaaactttgcCGGTCGGACTG CAGGTGCTCTTCTGAGTGGAGAATTCAACATCAGAGTGTCTCTGAAGGCCTTTCCCACCCCGGTCACTGCCGCACTCTCCATGCACACTCCTCAGGGGAGTGACAGATACCAGCACTTCATCTTCTCTGGAC CTCTCTTCTTCAAAGTCCACATTACAGGTGATCTACCTGCTGTTGCAAAACCTGACCCCATTGAGACCCTGACACCTCTGCTCCTCAGACCAGCTGCCATGGCGACCAACCCTGCCAGCACGGCAG GTACAAAGTTGGAATGA
- the prg4a gene encoding proteoglycan 4a isoform X8, which yields MTMKMMLKLGFLPLILVLTSDAAAPEFLFKAKEERWRDEKSACGSGASGSCVGRCGEAFTRGQPCTCDFSCMQHNECCPDFEASCTAVRSCQGRCDELFRRGRPCDCDRQCVLFNTCCHDYQPQCGSHHRRHQPVVIKTSRNRKTEMSQETSNSESEESHSVQGRCPQCRGAQRQSSFGLFKPRVVGSSGPASPSSPANHLQHGGGNVPAALLPSPSSPQGTLPHVPAPGPSQPNLSASASGSSTPQKPSGSGGGKLKVQMLLYPGGFHPSGSGQVSGSAGSRPSSLQDMLQTLGLSVVQEAPEASGGDLSSGVDLCGDAFINGLTALNNGTILVFKGDLLWSVEPLSHSVGTPQRITETLGIPSPIDTAFTRTDCNRNTYIIKGDQYWQFDGNMVMKPGFPKPLTSEFPGLTGSISAALAVPATSSSPETVFFFKEGDIMLRFTFPPCSTPSLREEPRNSLKKNFAGRTAGALLSGEFNIRVSLKAFPTPVTAALSMHTPQGSDRYQHFIFSGPLFFKVHITGDLPAVAKPDPIETLTPLLLRPAAMATNPASTAGQSLNSPHPVNSIRFWLHCP from the exons ATGACGATGAAGATGATGCTGAAACTGGGTTTTCTCCCGCTGATCCTCGTCTTAACCTCTGATGCAGCTGCACCAG aatttttatttaaagccaaagaggAACGATGGCGGGACGAAAAATCTGCATGTGGTTCTGGAGCGTCAG GCAGCTGCGTGGGTCGCTGCGGCGAAGCTTTCACCAGAGGTCAGCCGTGTACCTGTGACTTCAGCTGCATGCAGCATAACGAGTGCTGTCCTGACTTTGAAGCTTCCTGCACTGCAG TTCGATCCTGTCAGGGCCGCTGTGATGAGCTGTTCAGGAGAGGGCGCCCGTGTGACTGCGATCGCCAGTGTGTGCTCTTCAACACCTGTTGTCATGACTACCAGCCGCAGTGTG GCTCTCATCACAGACGACACCAACCTGTGGTGATCAAGACCTCGA GAAACAGGAAAACTGAAATGAGCCAAGAAACCTCCAACAGTGAGAGCGAGGAGTCACACTCGG TGCAGGGCCGCTGTCCTCAGTGTCGTGGTGCTCAGCGTCAAAGTTCATTCGGCCTGTTCAAACCCAGAGTCGTCGGCTCATCTGGCCCCGCCTCTCCTTCCTCTCCAGCCAATCACCTCCAACACG GTGGGGGTAACGTCCCTGCTGCACTGTTGCCCTCGCCCTCCTCCCCTCAGGGCACCCTGCCACACGTCCCTGCCCCAGGACCTTCCCAGCCCAACCTCAGTGCTTCAGCTTCAGGCAGCAGCACACCTCAAAAGCCCTCTGGTTCTGGAGGTGGCAAACTGAAAGTCCAGATGCTGCTGTATCCAGGAGGATTCCATCCATCCGGGTCAGGTCAAG TCAGTGGTTCAGCTGGGTCCAGACCCAGTTCTCTGCAGGACATGCTGCAGACGCTGGGCCTCTCTGTGGTTCAGGAAGCTCCTGAGGCTTCAGGAGGAG ACTTGTCTTCTGGCGTGGACCTGTGCGGCGATGCCTTCATCAATGGACTCACAGCTCTCAACAATGGGACCATCCTGGTCTTCAAAG GTGACCTGTTGTGGTCGGTGGAGCCCCTCAGTCACTCAGTAGGAACCCCTCAGAGAATCACAGAGACTCTGGGCATCCCGTCCCCCATCGACACCGCCTTCACTCGCACCGACTGTAACAGGAACACCTATATCATCAAG GGGGATCAGTACTGGCAGTTCGATGGAAACATGGTGATGAAGCCGGGCTTCCCtaaacctttgacctctgagtTTCCAGGCCTTACAGGAAGCATCAGCGCGGCGCTGGCTGTGCCCGCCACCAGCAGTAGTCCAGAGACCGTCTTCTTCTTTAAGGAAG GAGACATAATGTTGAGGTTCACCTTCCCACCGTGCAGCACCCCTTCACTCAGGGAGGAACCAAGGAActctttgaagaaaaactttgcCGGTCGGACTG CAGGTGCTCTTCTGAGTGGAGAATTCAACATCAGAGTGTCTCTGAAGGCCTTTCCCACCCCGGTCACTGCCGCACTCTCCATGCACACTCCTCAGGGGAGTGACAGATACCAGCACTTCATCTTCTCTGGAC CTCTCTTCTTCAAAGTCCACATTACAGGTGATCTACCTGCTGTTGCAAAACCTGACCCCATTGAGACCCTGACACCTCTGCTCCTCAGACCAGCTGCCATGGCGACCAACCCTGCCAGCACGGCAGGTCAGAGCCTCAACTCTCCACATCCAGTCAACTCCATCAGATTCTGGCTGCACTGTCCCTAG